Part of the Bacteriovorax stolpii genome, TTTGGATGGGGACATGAATCGGTATGTTTGGTTTATAAACGGCAAAGCAATTAATGAAGAAAGAACACTTACTATAAATGAAAATGAAGTAATACGTTTTACGTTTATTAATAATACAATGATGAATCATCCAATGCATCTTCATGGACATTTTTTTAGAGTTTTAAATAAGTATGGTGATTCTTCCCCGCTAAAGCACACAGTCGATGTGCCTCCTTTTGAAAATAGAACTATTGAGTTTTGGCTAATGAACCTGGTGAGTGGATGCTTCATTGTCACAACTTGTATCATTTAAAAACTGGCATGGCACGAGTTGTAAAATATTCAACATTTATTCCGAGAAATGATATTAAAAAATTTCAAAAAAGCGATCACATCTTCATGATCATTTGTATCATGAAGGATCAGTGGAAATTTCAACCAATCATAGTGAGCTTGAACTTAACTTGATGAATACTCGTAATGATCTTCAAGTAAGAGCAGAAATTACAAAAGATTCATCTTGGGATGGTGGGGGATTTATTTTATAAGAGATGGTTGAATAATTATTCGAAATTAATATTAGGTGGAAGCTATTTTGATAAAGAAGTTTTTGGTAATCTTGGTTTAGCTATATACTTCCAATGTTAGTAGATACAACTTTTTTATTGGATAATGATAAAAAACTTCGACTTGATTTAAGTAAAAAATTTCAATGGACTAAATATGTATTTTCTGAAGTTGATTTTACTTTTAGGCAAGAGAAGAAAACTGAATTTGAGATTAGTTTAATGTATCAAAAAGTATGGGCCTGGTCTGTGGGAGTAATGCTCACTGACAAGAAAATAGGGCTTGGAGGACAGTTTAAATTTTAGAATATTTTGTGACAGATTTTTTCTTAAGTTATGAACTGTCTCGAACATAATTCCGAAATCAGAGTAATACAAAATGTGAAGTAGCTAGAATAATGTAGTCAGCTTTGTTATTAAAAAATTGTTAGCGACCCAAGACATAGAGAACAAAGCCTACTCCCCATACTGTCGAGGGGACTAATAACATCCATTTAAAATCGGAGTGCAATGAAAAATTGATAGCGCTCATTAATAAAACAGATAATGCACCTGTTGAAGCAATGGCCCATGTCGTACCTTTCAATCGTAGAGGTATCACAATAGAAGCAACAAAAAGTGTGAGCGCACCAGTACTCGCCATAAATCCGCCCATAACGATGAATACTTTTTTCAACCAGTACTCAAGACCAGGCAGAGCTTTCTGAATTTCTGCAAGGGAAGTTCCCATGAACCGCGAGTCTTCCGGCAAAAGTGGAGGCCTAATGGCAATAAAATAGAATCCTAGACCAATTAGCCAAACTCCACAGGTAATAAACATCCACATTGAGACCTGGTATTTTTCTCTAATTACTTTCATAATCCTCACTCCCATTTCAGCAAAATCGTTTCAGATTGTCTTTAAGTCCACTTATGTCAAGTGATGGTTTAGAAGATATTATTAGGATATAATGTTTCCTTTTTTTGTGTACCAATCAAATTCCGTTATTTGTTCTTGTGATATGAAAAACAAAGATATTATTTTAATAATAAGCAAGATCAAAGCCATTTGGCATACTCCCTGCATGTCTGAAGTCATCAGCTTATGCATCTACTTTTATTTAAGACGAGGATGATGTTGATACAAAGTGCCTCAATAGTGGGACTTTTTTGAGCAAGAAGATTTGGGTGAATTTAGAATATTAAAGGAATTTTAGTATTCGGCAAAGTGTTTGATAGGAGAATAAATGGAAATACATGAGCACGATAAAGGCACAAGTCAAAATCACGAATCCTGGTTAAAGAGGCATCGCTGGTTAAGCTATATATCACTTGCCGTTATTGCCTTTTATTTTCTCACAGAGCATCGTGCGCATGTCATAGCATATCTCCCATATTTTCTACTTGCGTCCTGCCTGCTTATGCATGTTTTTATGCACGGAGGACACCATCATCATAACAAAAGACAAAAACCAACAGGGGAAAATAAATCATGAACCAATCAGAGGGATCAGCTTATGGACTTTGGAGCCTCGCGGTTATCAATGCACTTATTTTTATTTTCTTTGCATTTAGTTTTTTTAAACCACATAGCAAGAGAGACTGGCGAACATTTAGTACATTTTCTGCTTTTATAGTTGCACTCTTTGCTGAGATGTATGGGTTTCCACTAACAATTTATCTTCTATCGGGATGGCTTTCTAAACAATTTCCACAAATCAATTTTTTTACTCACGATAGTGGACATTTGCTGCATACATTACTCGGTCTCAAAGGAGATCCTCACTTTGATATTCTCCATATCCTGAGCACTGTATTTATAGTCACAGGGTTTTGGCTCCTATCGGCATCATGGCAGGTACTCTATAAGGCGCAAAAGATCGGCACTCTCGCCATGAGCGGTCCCTATCAACATGTACGCCATCCACAGTACGTAGCCTTCGTATTAGTTATGATTGGATTTTATTTCAGTGGCCGACTTTGGTGACTTTAATTATGTTTCCTATCTTGGTTTGGACCTATGTTCGACTTTCCATTAGGGAAGAAAAGGGCGTTGAACTTGAGTTTGGAGATGCTTACAGAAAATATGCACAAGTGACTCCACGATTTTTTCCACATCTAGGAGAGTACAAGGGATCACATAAAACCCTTAAGCCAAAATATTAACGAAATTTATATTTTTAAATCTTAGTGGATTTTAACCTTAAAGCATTTACGATTACGGATACAGAGCTTAAGCT contains:
- a CDS encoding DUF2933 domain-containing protein — encoded protein: MEIHEHDKGTSQNHESWLKRHRWLSYISLAVIAFYFLTEHRAHVIAYLPYFLLASCLLMHVFMHGGHHHHNKRQKPTGENKS